A region from the Plutella xylostella chromosome 6, ilPluXylo3.1, whole genome shotgun sequence genome encodes:
- the LOC105389183 gene encoding TAF5-like RNA polymerase II p300/CBP-associated factor-associated factor 65 kDa subunit 5L isoform X2: MSLIKKTRNDAVKAAVTSYLERRNYPDIDVFNNSTSFSQSAEEMAVSTIIQCESSRANSILFSCINNDPAQYDVQYNRLVSYVKDIKVENVKNELLGLLSPLLCHLYLEMLRGGHGGAAQMFLKRHSATLPQKDMSYHQPIDGNLPSALYRPNSLEQLFNSLQNGTIDNETPEKDYMNQILDDIGSIYTLQEIETRPSIAAFRSCKYDISLSQDAVNSLKCYLAKQGHVLMMQVLQTWFHIDINNDTNKKDTSDDEDEQMEEEINVTGLTNSEEKITDTNDIFSACNGHTEYPGVDKELRELQDAIRGVRESVAPLKLYKIAAPDTYLVCAKTDPDCNILCGGFYNSELRLWDLGENNVKRRQNRNISEIELACNIPPDPDTVIDNTLHIGGGVALRGHSGPVRCVSVQPRAGLVLAAAAHQLRAWRLHDHACAAVYKGHNYPIWCMDVSPSSLFLATGSQDRTARLWALDQAHPVRVFVGHLSDVTCVKFHPNSAYLATGGLDRSVRLWGVCDALQREIERAQREI, from the exons ATGTCATTAATAAAGAAAACTAGAAATGATGCCGTTAAAGCTGCAGTTACATCGTATTTAGAGCGGCGGAATTACCCA GATATAGATGTGTTCAACAACAGTACATCTTTCAGCCAGAGTGCGGAAGAAATGGCTGTATCCACCATAATTCAATGTGAATCAAGCCGAGCCAATTCTATTCTTTTCTCCTGTATCAACAATGATCCAGCCCAATATGATGTTCAGTACAACAG ACTTGTCAGCTATGTGAAAGACATCAAAGTAGAGAATGTAAAGAATGAACTTCTCGGCTTACTGAGTCCTTTACTGTGTCACTTGTACCTGGAGATGCTTCGAGGGGGGCACGGCGGTGCCGCACAGATGTTCCTGAAGCGACACTCCGCTACTCTACCACAGAAAGACATGTCATACCACCAGCCAATAGATGGGAACCTCCCGTCAGCCCTCTACAGACCAAACAGTCTAGAACAGTTGTTCAACTCACTACAGAATGGAACTATTGATAATGAAACTCCAGAGAAAGACTACATGAATCAAATTCTTGACGACATCGGCTCAATATATACTCTACAGGAAATTGAAACTAGGCCTTCTATTGCTGCTTTCAG GTCGTGCAAGTAtgacatctccctgtctcaagATGCGGTGAACTCTCTGAAGTGCTACCTGGCCAAGCAAGGCCATGTGCTGATGATGCAGGTGCTGCAGACCTGGTTCCACATCGACATCAACAACGACACCAATAAGAAAGACACT agtgatgatgaagatgaacaGATGGAGGAAGAAATTAATGTCACAGGGCTCACAAATTCTGAAGAGAAAATAACAGACACTAATG ACATATTCTCTGCGTGCAACGGCCACACGGAGTACCCGGGCGTGGACAAGGAGCTGCGCGAGCTGCAGGACGCCATCCGCGGGGTCCGGGAGTCCGTGGCGCCGCTGAAGCTCTACAAGATCGCCGCTCCGGATACATA TCTAGTCTGCGCGAAGACGGACCCCGACTGCAACATTCTCTGCGGCGGGTTCTACAACTCGGAGCTGCGCCTGTGGGACCTCGGAGAGAACAACGTGAAGCGCAGACAGAACCGGAACATATCCGAGATAGAGCTGGCTTGCAACATACCGCCTGACCCGGACACTGTGATTGATAATACTTT ACACATaggcggcggcgtggcgctCCGGGGTCACTCGGGCCCCGTGCGCTGCGTGAGCGTGCAACCCCGCGCAGGCCTCgtgctcgccgccgccgcgcaccaGCTGCGGGCCTGGCGCCTGCACGACCACGCCTGCGCAGCTGTATACAA AGGCCACAACTACCCGATCTGGTGCATGGACGTGTCGCCCAGCTCGCTGTTCCTGGCGACGGGCTCGCAGGACCGCACGGCGCGGCTGTGGGCGCTGGACCAGGCCCATCCTGTGAGGGTGTTCGTGGGACACCTGTCTGACGTCACG TGCGTGAAGTTCCACCCGAACTCGGCGTACCTGGCGACGGGCGGGCTGGACCGCAGCGTGCGGCTGTGGGGCGTGTGCGACGCACTACAGAGAGAGATAGAGAGGGCACAGAGGGAAATATAG
- the LOC105389091 gene encoding kynurenine formamidase isoform X2: MSTFTVVVLLSSLLLANANDFNSFLLSGEYEFLDLTYPFDNFTIYWPEVQRFIFTKKLETNLDDGAWYATNDYASGEHVGTHLDAPFHFAEHGIKVGDIPVEKLIVPLIIIDMRSKVNDDPNFVLEKHHLDHMLNDNFGKPCAVLVRFGWGKFYHDREQYLGLKPDGSLNFPGISAEVAKWIVESYKNVVAVGVDVASLDPGSSKDYMVHQILLGAGLYQMENVNFGNHTLPDSGCLGIALPMKIAAGTGAPLRLVAMCPKQVPTSFD, translated from the exons ATGTCCACCTTTACTGTTGTCGTCCTCCTATCGAGTTTATTATTAGCAAACGCAAATGACTTTAATAGTTTCTTACTTAGTGGTGAATACGAATTCCTCGATTTAACATATCCTTTTGATAACTTCACTATTTACTGGCCCGAAGTTCAACGGTTTATTTTTACTAAGAAATTAGAAACGAATCTAGATGATGGAGCTTG GTACGCTACCAATGACTACGCGTCGGGGGAGCATGTCGGCACCCACCTGGACGCCCCTTTCCACTTCGCCGAACACGGGATCAAGGTCGGCGATATACCTGTGGAGAAACTTATCGTTCCAT tgatCATCATAGACATGAGGTCAAAAGTGAACGACGACCCGAACTTCGTTCTCGAGAAGCATCACCTGGACCACATGTTGAACGACAACTTCGGCAAGCCGTGCGCTGTGCTCGTGAGGTTCGGCTGGGGCAAGTTCTACCACGACCGGGAACAGTACCTGGGACTGAAGCCAGACGGCTCTTTGAATTTCCCGG GTATCAGCGCTGAAGTAGCCAAGTGGATAGTGGAGTCATACAAGAACGTGGTGGCAGTAGGAGTGGATGTGGCCTCCTTGGACCCCGGATCCTCGAAGGACTACATGGTCCATCAGATCCTACTGGGAGCCGGCCTCTATCAGATGGAAAATGTTAATTTTGGCAACCACACATTACCTG ATAGCGGATGTCTCGGCATCGCCCTGCCGATGAAGATAGCGGCGGGGACGGGCGCGCCGCTGCGGCTAGTGGCCATGTGTCCGAAACAAGTGCCGACTTCCTTCGATTGA
- the LOC105389275 gene encoding DNA polymerase delta subunit 3: MEVEISKENMNIVKEMVLDEERLVTYATLSKELLIHVNVSKSLLKAVVDDIRQNLPKTELSVSHVISGLSRDHQARTTVCLESELQAVKDAMETVFFNHIYSVCKGTPKVDNVALMAVNKFEDFPLCVGLIKGNSCVKRSLEEIGSLKTTSHDVASTSQPQKTKSAPIMKKPVKTTEESTNVKVAEPSQVKSEPIIKKEIVSPKKDVSQTNKVKSEPKGKPQKGIAGFFSKQNGNTSKKTVEPVKQTIKEEIKSNGSVKSNAEEVVTAVKEEEMEVDIDIPAPVTKSNTKESASSSSSLKNGVGTNKSKPQAKNKPVSQVKKNAKVDKKRKRVLKVSDSESEEDKDPFADDTPTEIHESDDEIPPTPTINTVKITSGIINPRKRRKIVDKTFTDEEGYILTKKVEVYESCSDNEEEGEKKENVQTNQLKKEIVVKEVKETSPKQNKKEAKNSKKKISPPQKGKQATMMSFFKKV; this comes from the coding sequence ATGGAAGTCGAAATATCCAAAGAAAACATGAATATAGTGAAGGAAATGGTACTAGATGAAGAGCGACTAGTGACGTATGCAACGCTGAGTAAAGAACTCTTAATTCATGTGAATGTAAGCAAATCTTTGCTGAAAGCAGTTGTTGATGATATCAGACAAAATCTACCAAAAACCGAGTTAAGTGTTAGTCATGTTATATCGGGACTATCTCGCGATCATCAGGCACGCACCACTGTGTGCTTGGAGAGTGAACTACAGGCTGTGAAGGATGCTATGGAAACTGTATTTTTCAATCACATTTACAGTGTTTGCAAGGGAACACCAAAGGTCGACAACGTTGCTCTTATGGCTGTTAACAAATTTGAAGATTTTCCTTTGTGTGTTGGACTTATCAAAGGTAATTCTTGTGTAAAAAGGTCATTAGAAGAAATTGGAAGCTTGAAAACCACCAGCCATGATGTTGCAAGTACTTCACAACCACAGAAAACAAAGAGTGCCCCCATTATGAAAAAACCTGTAAAGACCACAGAGGAAAGTACTAACGTTAAAGTTGCTGAGCCCAGCCAAGTAAAGTCTGAaccaataattaaaaaagaaatagtTTCTCCCAAGAAAGATGTTAGTCAAACTAATAAGGTTAAGTCTGAACCAAAAGGCAAGCCCCAGAAAGGTATAGCAGGATTCTTTAGTAAACAAAATGGAAATACTAGTAAAAAAACAGTAGAACCAGTAAAGCAAACTATTAAAGAAGAAATTAAAAGTAATGGTTCTGTAAAGAGTAATGCTGAGGAAGTAGTCACTGCTGTAAAGGAGGAAGAAATGGAAGTGGACATAGATATACCTGCTCCAGTAACTAAATCAAACACTAAAGAGTCAGCTTCAAGTTCTAGTAGTCTCAAAAATGGAGTTGGGACAAATAAATCTAAACCTCAAGCTAAGAACAAGCCAGTCAGCCAGGTTAAAAAGAATGCCAAAGTTGATAAAAAGCGTAAAAGAGTTCTGAAAGTTTCTGATAGTGAGAGTGAGGAGGACAAGGATCCATTTGCAGATGACACTCCCACAGAAATCCATGAGTCTGATGATGAAATTCCACCCACACCCACCATCAATACAGTCAAGATCACATCAGGTATTATCAACCCTAGGAAAAGAAGGAAGATTGTAGATAAAACATTCACAGATGAAGAAGGCTACATTTTAACTAAAAAGGTTGAAGTTTATGAAAGCTGCTCAGACAATGAAGAGGAGGGTGAGAAAAAGGAAAATGTACAAACTAACCAACTTAAAAAAGAGATTGTTGTTAAAGAAGTAAAAGAGACCTcaccaaaacaaaataaaaaagaggCAAAGAATTCAAAGAAGAAAATATCTCCCCCTCAAAAGGGTAAGCAGGCTACTATGATGAGTTTCTTCAAGaaagtataa
- the LOC105389091 gene encoding kynurenine formamidase isoform X3, with protein sequence MIDGRRCKIDGVQIILSHIHITFRRYATNDYASGEHVGTHLDAPFHFAEHGIKVGDIPVEKLIVPLIIIDMRSKVNDDPNFVLEKHHLDHMLNDNFGKPCAVLVRFGWGKFYHDREQYLGLKPDGSLNFPGISAEVAKWIVESYKNVVAVGVDVASLDPGSSKDYMVHQILLGAGLYQMENVNFGNHTLPDSGCLGIALPMKIAAGTGAPLRLVAMCPKQVPTSFD encoded by the exons ATGATAGACGGGCGTAGGTGTAAAATTGATGGCGTGCAGATAATATTGAGTCATATTCATATCACGTTTCGACG GTACGCTACCAATGACTACGCGTCGGGGGAGCATGTCGGCACCCACCTGGACGCCCCTTTCCACTTCGCCGAACACGGGATCAAGGTCGGCGATATACCTGTGGAGAAACTTATCGTTCCAT tgatCATCATAGACATGAGGTCAAAAGTGAACGACGACCCGAACTTCGTTCTCGAGAAGCATCACCTGGACCACATGTTGAACGACAACTTCGGCAAGCCGTGCGCTGTGCTCGTGAGGTTCGGCTGGGGCAAGTTCTACCACGACCGGGAACAGTACCTGGGACTGAAGCCAGACGGCTCTTTGAATTTCCCGG GTATCAGCGCTGAAGTAGCCAAGTGGATAGTGGAGTCATACAAGAACGTGGTGGCAGTAGGAGTGGATGTGGCCTCCTTGGACCCCGGATCCTCGAAGGACTACATGGTCCATCAGATCCTACTGGGAGCCGGCCTCTATCAGATGGAAAATGTTAATTTTGGCAACCACACATTACCTG ATAGCGGATGTCTCGGCATCGCCCTGCCGATGAAGATAGCGGCGGGGACGGGCGCGCCGCTGCGGCTAGTGGCCATGTGTCCGAAACAAGTGCCGACTTCCTTCGATTGA
- the LOC105389183 gene encoding TAF5-like RNA polymerase II p300/CBP-associated factor-associated factor 65 kDa subunit 5L isoform X1, translated as MSLIKKTRNDAVKAAVTSYLERRNYPDIDVFNNSTSFSQSAEEMAVSTIIQCESSRANSILFSCINNDPAQYDVQYNRLVSYVKDIKVENVKNELLGLLSPLLCHLYLEMLRGGHGGAAQMFLKRHSATLPQKDMSYHQPIDGNLPSALYRPNSLEQLFNSLQNGTIDNETPEKDYMNQILDDIGSIYTLQEIETRPSIAAFRSCKYDISLSQDAVNSLKCYLAKQGHVLMMQVLQTWFHIDINNDTNKKDTSDDEDEQMEEEINVTGLTNSEEKITDTNDIFSACNGHTEYPGVDKELRELQDAIRGVRESVAPLKLYKIAAPDTYLVCAKTDPDCNILCGGFYNSELRLWDLGENNVKRRQNRNISEIELACNIPPDPDTVIDNTLHIGGGVALRGHSGPVRCVSVQPRAGLVLAAAAHQLRAWRLHDHACAAVYKGHNYPIWCMDVSPSSLFLATGSQDRTARLWALDQAHPVRVFVGHLSDVTCVKFHPNSAYLATGGLDRSVRLWGVCDARLVRVLWGHRGAVRALAFSPSGQQLASAGDDKKIKVWDLSACSCLHEYRHHGKVTDLDWSAVGRASLAGRGSADAGDDNSLLCSAGMDGIVKIVYDHNAKSKPSSSQEVHSYTYNTKCSYLVDVQVHPDWVVAIGAKR; from the exons ATGTCATTAATAAAGAAAACTAGAAATGATGCCGTTAAAGCTGCAGTTACATCGTATTTAGAGCGGCGGAATTACCCA GATATAGATGTGTTCAACAACAGTACATCTTTCAGCCAGAGTGCGGAAGAAATGGCTGTATCCACCATAATTCAATGTGAATCAAGCCGAGCCAATTCTATTCTTTTCTCCTGTATCAACAATGATCCAGCCCAATATGATGTTCAGTACAACAG ACTTGTCAGCTATGTGAAAGACATCAAAGTAGAGAATGTAAAGAATGAACTTCTCGGCTTACTGAGTCCTTTACTGTGTCACTTGTACCTGGAGATGCTTCGAGGGGGGCACGGCGGTGCCGCACAGATGTTCCTGAAGCGACACTCCGCTACTCTACCACAGAAAGACATGTCATACCACCAGCCAATAGATGGGAACCTCCCGTCAGCCCTCTACAGACCAAACAGTCTAGAACAGTTGTTCAACTCACTACAGAATGGAACTATTGATAATGAAACTCCAGAGAAAGACTACATGAATCAAATTCTTGACGACATCGGCTCAATATATACTCTACAGGAAATTGAAACTAGGCCTTCTATTGCTGCTTTCAG GTCGTGCAAGTAtgacatctccctgtctcaagATGCGGTGAACTCTCTGAAGTGCTACCTGGCCAAGCAAGGCCATGTGCTGATGATGCAGGTGCTGCAGACCTGGTTCCACATCGACATCAACAACGACACCAATAAGAAAGACACT agtgatgatgaagatgaacaGATGGAGGAAGAAATTAATGTCACAGGGCTCACAAATTCTGAAGAGAAAATAACAGACACTAATG ACATATTCTCTGCGTGCAACGGCCACACGGAGTACCCGGGCGTGGACAAGGAGCTGCGCGAGCTGCAGGACGCCATCCGCGGGGTCCGGGAGTCCGTGGCGCCGCTGAAGCTCTACAAGATCGCCGCTCCGGATACATA TCTAGTCTGCGCGAAGACGGACCCCGACTGCAACATTCTCTGCGGCGGGTTCTACAACTCGGAGCTGCGCCTGTGGGACCTCGGAGAGAACAACGTGAAGCGCAGACAGAACCGGAACATATCCGAGATAGAGCTGGCTTGCAACATACCGCCTGACCCGGACACTGTGATTGATAATACTTT ACACATaggcggcggcgtggcgctCCGGGGTCACTCGGGCCCCGTGCGCTGCGTGAGCGTGCAACCCCGCGCAGGCCTCgtgctcgccgccgccgcgcaccaGCTGCGGGCCTGGCGCCTGCACGACCACGCCTGCGCAGCTGTATACAA AGGCCACAACTACCCGATCTGGTGCATGGACGTGTCGCCCAGCTCGCTGTTCCTGGCGACGGGCTCGCAGGACCGCACGGCGCGGCTGTGGGCGCTGGACCAGGCCCATCCTGTGAGGGTGTTCGTGGGACACCTGTCTGACGTCACG TGCGTGAAGTTCCACCCGAACTCGGCGTACTTGGCGACGGGCGGGCTGGACCGCAGCGTGCGGCTGTGGGGCGTGTGCGACGCGCGGCTGGTGCGCGTGCTGTGGGGGCACCGGGGCGCGGTGAGAGCGCTGGCCTTCTCGCCGAGTGGGCAGCAGCTGGCTAGTGCTG GCGACGacaaaaaaatcaaagtaTGGGACCTGTCCGCCTGTTCCTGTCTCCACGAGTACCGCCACCACGGCAAGGTGACCGACCTGGACTGGTCCGCCGTGGGCAGGGCCAGCCTCGCCGGTCGCGGGTCAGCCGACGCTGGTGATGACAACTCGCTGCTGTGCTCCGCTGGCATGGACGGGATAGTGAAGATTGTTTATGACCATAATGCTAAATCTAA GCCGTCATCGAGCCAAGAGGTCCATTCCTACACATACAACACTAAATGCTCCTACCTCGTGGATGTTCAGGTGCACCCAGACTGGGTCGTGGCCATCGGGGCGAAAAGATGA
- the LOC105389091 gene encoding kynurenine formamidase isoform X1, whose amino-acid sequence MALSLVAFIILVAQVILVTADQNRLNKFIFHGDFEIIDLTYPVNENSVYWVNAKKFEFTNKLGLKGKVGSWYATNDYASGEHVGTHLDAPFHFAEHGIKVGDIPVEKLIVPLIIIDMRSKVNDDPNFVLEKHHLDHMLNDNFGKPCAVLVRFGWGKFYHDREQYLGLKPDGSLNFPGISAEVAKWIVESYKNVVAVGVDVASLDPGSSKDYMVHQILLGAGLYQMENVNFGNHTLPDSGCLGIALPMKIAAGTGAPLRLVAMCPKQVPTSFD is encoded by the exons ATGGCATTGTCACTGGttgcttttattattttagtggCTCAAGTGATATTAGTGACCGCCGACCAAAATAGATtgaataaattcatttttcaTGGAGATTTCGAAATAATAGACTTGACTTATCCAGTCAATGAGAACTCTGTGTATTGGGTAAATGCTAAAAAGTTCGAGTTCACTAATAAGTTAGGGCTGAAGGGAAAGGTTGGTTCTTG GTACGCTACCAATGACTACGCGTCGGGGGAGCATGTCGGCACCCACCTGGACGCCCCTTTCCACTTCGCCGAACACGGGATCAAGGTCGGCGATATACCTGTGGAGAAACTTATCGTTCCAT tgatCATCATAGACATGAGGTCAAAAGTGAACGACGACCCGAACTTCGTTCTCGAGAAGCATCACCTGGACCACATGTTGAACGACAACTTCGGCAAGCCGTGCGCTGTGCTCGTGAGGTTCGGCTGGGGCAAGTTCTACCACGACCGGGAACAGTACCTGGGACTGAAGCCAGACGGCTCTTTGAATTTCCCGG GTATCAGCGCTGAAGTAGCCAAGTGGATAGTGGAGTCATACAAGAACGTGGTGGCAGTAGGAGTGGATGTGGCCTCCTTGGACCCCGGATCCTCGAAGGACTACATGGTCCATCAGATCCTACTGGGAGCCGGCCTCTATCAGATGGAAAATGTTAATTTTGGCAACCACACATTACCTG ATAGCGGATGTCTCGGCATCGCCCTGCCGATGAAGATAGCGGCGGGGACGGGCGCGCCGCTGCGGCTAGTGGCCATGTGTCCGAAACAAGTGCCGACTTCCTTCGATTGA